In Actinomycetota bacterium, a genomic segment contains:
- a CDS encoding NAD(P)-binding protein produces MKALVMGGGMAGLCAAADLCDFEVEVHLLEATPILGGRATSWVDDDGDTVDNALHIFMPHYSNCLGFLAKVGAEPLHWTQGITNYDAQGRSGLLPIGGGLRTVLQAMRSPTMSMIDQASLGLAVLVSALMSRERLDACDEITLLEWFKRHGVTRNAIVHFRPGGGPG; encoded by the coding sequence ATGAAGGCACTGGTCATGGGAGGGGGCATGGCGGGGCTGTGCGCCGCCGCCGACCTCTGCGACTTCGAGGTGGAGGTACACCTGCTGGAGGCCACGCCCATCCTGGGCGGCAGGGCGACCTCTTGGGTGGACGATGACGGGGATACAGTGGACAACGCGCTGCACATCTTCATGCCCCACTACAGCAATTGCCTGGGATTTCTTGCCAAGGTGGGGGCGGAGCCCCTGCACTGGACCCAGGGCATCACCAACTACGACGCGCAGGGCAGGAGCGGGCTGCTGCCCATAGGCGGCGGGCTGCGCACCGTCCTCCAGGCCATGCGCTCCCCCACCATGTCCATGATCGACCAGGCCAGCCTGGGGCTGGCCGTCCTCGTCTCGGCGCTCATGTCCAGGGAGAGGCTGGACGCGTGCGACGAGATCACCCTCCTGGAATGGTTCAAGCGCCACGGGGTAACCCGCAACGCCATCGTCCACTTCCGTCCCGGGGGGGGGCCGGGCTGA
- a CDS encoding FAD-dependent oxidoreductase yields the protein MDADAVVCATTATTALELMPDLPASLRGPLERVRYSACCHVIFALRRRLFPDGWYGVGFPRREGSFMNVCDKAVKSPYYAPEGCSLIHCFTYGRHSHELLALEDGEVLKRVTEEIRRYFPDMTEAPLFAEVRQWREAVCLSPPGMLGAVAGLRGKVAAEVKGSTSPASTCTCPRRRRRCAAG from the coding sequence GTGGACGCGGACGCGGTGGTCTGCGCCACCACCGCCACCACCGCCCTCGAGCTCATGCCGGACCTGCCCGCTTCCCTGCGGGGCCCGCTGGAGAGGGTGCGCTATAGCGCCTGCTGCCACGTCATTTTTGCCCTGCGCCGGCGCCTCTTTCCCGACGGGTGGTACGGGGTCGGTTTCCCGCGCCGCGAGGGCTCGTTCATGAACGTCTGCGACAAAGCCGTGAAATCTCCCTACTACGCTCCCGAGGGGTGCTCGCTCATCCACTGCTTCACCTACGGGCGCCACTCCCACGAGCTTCTGGCGCTGGAAGACGGGGAGGTGCTCAAGAGGGTGACGGAGGAGATCCGGCGCTATTTCCCGGACATGACCGAGGCCCCTCTCTTCGCCGAGGTGCGCCAGTGGCGCGAGGCGGTCTGCCTCTCGCCGCCGGGCATGCTGGGAGCGGTGGCGGGCCTGCGGGGGAAGGTCGCGGCGGAGGTGAAGGGCTCCACCTCGCCGGCGAGTACATGTACATGCCCTCGGCGGAGGCGGCGCTGCGCAGCGGGCTGA